The genomic interval TGGTATTGCAGGCATTGGCTAGCACACTTGATGAAGAGGAGCTTTCCGACCTCAAAGATCAATTTGATGCAATCGATGTTGATAAAAATGGTGCTATTAGTCTTGAAGAAATGAGACAGGTCATTTTTCGACACAAGACAAAAATGAACTTAAGCAATCACTATCATGCACTGTATTGATTTTGTAACAAATATGATGTTCTTGCAGGCTCTTGCGAAAGATCTTCCGTGGAAACTGAAAGACTCGCGTGTCCTGGAGATACTGCAAGCTGtatgttttttaaattttgttgccCCATACTAGTAGCGTAACGGTTTCATTGATGGAGATCCTTGCTAAAGTTGTTTCTTTATTTGATATGTTTGATGCCAGATTGATAGCAACACAGATGGGCTTGTGGATTTTTCCGAATTTGTTGCCGCCACTCTACATGTTCATCAATTGGAAGAACATGACTCTGACAAGTGGCAGCAACGTTCACAAGCGGCTTTCCATAAATTTGATATAGATAAAGACGGTTTCATAACTACAGAGGAACTTAGAATGGTTAGTGGTTATGGTATCCGAGGAGATATTGCTTGCTTGCCCTTTGGTTGCGGTTACTAAGATTTTTCCTTTGTTTCTTTTGCAGCACACTGGCTTAAGAGGCTCCATTGATCCCCTTCTTGAGGAAGCTGACATTGACAGAGATGGGAAGATAAGCTTATCCGAATTTCGCAGACTTCTCAGAACTGCGAGTATTAGTTCTCGAAATGTTCCCAGCCCTTCCACTGGTGGTCCTCGGAATTTTAAAAAGCTGTAGATTaaaattgagattttttttgaaacttgaaATGAGAATGAATAGTAAAAGAGATGGGAAGTTAATTCCTTATTATTCCTAGTTTATCTACTTCTGAAGTCAAGAAAGGCccttatcttcttcttcttcttccatgGAAACATTTGTCAAATGCTAGGAATTCAATGATAGCAATCTTCTGCAATCGGTTATATATAGAGCTGGTGTGGAATGCAGATGGATATTGACAGAAGATGGCTCCATGTGTTGTGGTTATTACTTGTATACAATCCTTTTTGGGAGTGTTGGGGTTTTTCTTCTTGTACCTTACAAATTGTAATGTGTGACAtaaataaaaacagaaaatgagaaagagagagagagagagagaggaaaaaaaaatcaaactgtGATGGATTTTGTGGACTGTATATAgtttgtttctcacaattttaATCAAATGGTCTTCTCAAATTTTAGTTGACAGTTTAGAGTGTTATTAATTAACCACTGTTTTTGATATGATAGTCTGAACAAAACAAAGGCAAAATGCTGcttttgattagttttatatactAATTTATGACCTGGAAGTGGAATATCCAGCTATACCAGAAAAACATTATTGTACAGGTAATATACAAAGATACCAAACTTTGACATGCCATCCTGTATATTGAGCTATACACCTCCAAAATTGAGCTAGACACCTCTCAAGTCCCTCTTATGGAAACCAAAAAAAGTCAAGAGTCTCAATTTGCCTTTGTTAGTTGGTAACAAAGATACCCTTTTTTCCTATCTGGAAGTTGGTTGGAACACAACTTCAGTTGTTAGATTTTGGAATGTCACCCACACTGTTGGAGGAGCTATCTTGATGAGCTTGGGAAGAAAACCTACTTGTAGAGCTTCCGTTCGTGGTAGTCCTTTCTTTCCTCTGCGATTGCTTGCTTTTCTTACTAACTCCAGAAGACGAGTCCTGCAAATACTCACTCAGTCAAGTCCCCATCATTAAAAGGGCTTTTCGTTTGTTCAAATAGTTGTTTTCAACAACTCTAGAAACAAACCTGTTGGGTTGAAGAACCTGGCATCTTAAGTTCAAGATCCGTTGCTACATCGGTGGAACCATCAGAAGCTCTTTCTGCATTGCTGCCCCTTCGTTGATCAGATGATTTGCTTCTCGAATCATGTTTGCTTGAAATATGGGAAGTGGAAGCATTCTGAGATGTGGGCTGTTCGATCGGAGGATGGACTGGTGTTGGGTATTGGACAAAATTTGGAACAGCGCCGGGATTCTGAGCTCCAAAGAACGAAAATGGCTGCGATGAAGGATGGAAGGGAATTGGACCTTGTGGAACAGGAACAGGCATTGGATATGAGTAAGTTGGACCCATTACAACAGATGGATCAATTGCACCCCATGGGAACATAACCCTCACTCTTTGCTGATACTGAATGTTGAGATTTTCTATATCAGATTTTAAAGATGCCTTCTCTTCTCTTAGCTCATTTTTCTCCATAGTCAGCTGTTTGTAACAAACAATAATTGATAAAAGCCTCAGCAACAACCATGAAGAAAAtacataagaagaagaagaagaagaagaatttcACCTCACGCGATTCTTCCGAAAGTGATGCATACTCTGCCTTTAATTTGTTAACTTCAGCAGTTAAATCCTTCAGCATTTGAATTGAGTCTGTAAGTATTGTTCCTTTGTCATTCTTGGGCCTATCTGAATCTTCATTTCAAGTAATAACATAGTAAATATTCAAACAACAAGCTTTTCACTAGTACCAACCAAAGAGGGTTAGTATCTTAATTCACCATCGTTTCACAAGGCATTTCCCCCCTAAACATTGATATGTACAAAATTGTGTTCCCAAACTTTTTAGGCCATtaaaaaatacccccaaactattgagattgtcgGATTCAAGGATTTCAACCAATTCCATTTGGCTTTACTAACAGACGCCTAACATGGACAGAAATTCAGGAATCACAATTGGGTACATGGACAATCCCCACGTTAGGTGCCCGGTAGTCAAATTAAACAGAATTGGACGGAAGTCCTTGAAAGGTTCAGGTTCACAATTTGTTACTAAAAAATCCTAAGAACAGCATACTAAAAACCAATTTATGGAGTTTCAATTGTAACATACCTAATGTGTTTCCCAGTTCAAGAAAGtactcatttaatttatctctTCTCAACTTTTCTCGGTCTGCCTTCTGAACTTTTCTTGCAGTTACTGGATCCACATCCACATCTGCCTTTTGTTTTTGTCTGTGTATCAATCAACAACACCAGCAACAAAGAAAAAAGTAAGTAAGTAATTAACTAACTACACAATGATCTAACTTCAAAGCCTCATCATCAACAAGTTTGCAACTGAATTGAAGCTCAAAAACCAAGTGATTACTCTCTTTTAACAATCTCTAAACTTTTAATTGTGTTCACTTTCACTGTTAAAACAATCACCCTAACAATCTTCACATGCCCACATAAATTTACACTTGCATAATTGCAATACAGAAAAAGTCTCAGCAAATTCAATTCTCTATACAAAAGCAAATCAATTTcttataattaaagaaaaatccaGGTGACAAGAGCATAAACCCAATTAAAATCACTCTCCAAAATATCATCTTTActgtaaaaattgaaaatttatggtttaattATATCATTcataaatcataataataataataataataataataataataataataataataataataataataataatggataaAGAAATAGATAAACCTTGAATGATCATGAGATGAAGATGGAGCTGAATGTGGAGAGTAATCTTCTGGTTTCCATTGCTCCATAGCTAGCTAGGGCTATATGTTTCTCCAAATTAGAGAATTGAGATAGAAAATTTTGGTGAAAACCCaaaaaaggaaaagcaaagcgagttattattattattattatttttgaaagaaagtgagttattatttaaatttaaaggtttTGGATGATCCAtgagcaacaacaacaacaacccatAAAAcactttttattaattttaatttgtggaAAATATGTTATTCTGAGACGACGATAATGGACGAGGTCGGGAGTTGTGGAGTTGGGACTTGCGTCATGGGCGGagatgatccaatgatctgtcGACCATCAACTTACTTTTCTCTTAACCAATCACATTTAAACACCTCATCATTCTCCCATGATATTAAAGAGATATTGCTGTGGTGCACGATAACCCATGGTCCTATATCTATTGTGCCCAAATTCAGGAtagaaaagggaaatttgattttctatgcttagaaaatcaaaaaatttgatttataaaccaataattaaaaccctaaaaaaactataccttttttttcaaaagggaaatttgagttTCTACGCATTTTTTATACCTAAATTAATTATCTAAACTAATACTTATAACTCTTTAAAAAATAGGACTACTTTTACCTAAACcccaaaatacccccctcattattctcaaccatttctctctcttcctcctttctctctcaaatCAAACCCACCAAAACACACTGCCGATCCACCTCCCTTCCACCCAAAACCAACCATCGCAGAACGGCGAATGCCACCTCCGACCGAGACGCCGACGGAGAGCCAACCGAACccacacctccaccacctccgaccCTCTCTGAaatctgaagaaaaaaaaaaaaaaaaagtcgaaactttttttttttttcccgcgatttgagagaggaagaagacaaaggtccgatggtcggaccttgggggtccgatggtcggacccatcggacctccaaggtccgaccatcggacctttgaaattttttttttttttttttttctgcgattttggagagagaggaagaaagggtccgagggtcgggtccgatggtcgggtccgatgggtccgatggtcgggtccgatgggtccgatggtcggctttaattttttttttttttttgcgatttgagagagagggaagagagaggtccgatggtcggaccttggggtccgatgggtccgattggtcggaccccatcggaccccatggtccgaccatcggacctggggtgtgggattattgggaccggctagatagagagagaaagagagatagttttagtttgggggtatttttggggttttgaaaaaaaaggtatagtttttttagggttttaattattggtttataaatcaaattttttgattttctaagcatagaaaatcaaatttccctagaAAAATGTGAATGGATTCATGAACTGATGCTGTGCCTTTTTAGAAgggaatttaaaaaataaaattaatttacataaatatagtaaaaaaacttagaaaaaaaatatggtatttaaaataaaaatttaatatatatatatagtataggaTATGCCACCTTTaattactataaaaaatattaaaattctcttcatattttttttttaaaaaaaataaaacaaataaaattacaGTGATTGCCAGAAGTCGCCGGAGTTTGCTGTCGGTGTCGAAAAAGTCGTGGGAGTAGTTGTCGCTATCCGAAAAAGTTGGCGGAGTTGCTTTTCGATACTGAAAAAATCGTCGGAATTGGTATTGTTGCgaaaaaaatcactaaatgaaGAAACTGGTTCCTCATCGGGAAACCATGAGGAAACCagtttttttggtaatttttcggcaataatgccaattctgacaacTTTTCTAGAGTTTGCTCTCGGTACTGAAAAATTCGTCGGAGTATCTGCCGTTGTCAAAATTCGTCGGAgtttcatcaagaaactggtttcttcatcaaaaaACCGAACTGGTTCTTCACCAatttcttggtattttttcgGTGATTTTTTTGGCGATAATACcaattttgatgatttttctgaCACCAGCAACAACTCCGGCGAATTTTTCGACACCTACAGCTACTTCGACGATTTTTCTAGTGCTGGCAACAAACTTCGACGAATTTTCCGACACCAGTGACAGATAAAACTgcctaaaaacaaataaaaatattaaatatgggctttgaaaacctaattacatatagaggaaattacactctataccctttttatattgtcctctttcatttttaccctcttttttaaagtctatcatttttacctctttttttaaacattgtaccaattttgcccctgtcacttcaagatactctcca from Cannabis sativa cultivar Pink pepper isolate KNU-18-1 chromosome 4, ASM2916894v1, whole genome shotgun sequence carries:
- the LOC115714945 gene encoding transcription factor bHLH121 isoform X2, translating into MEQWKPEDYSPHSAPSSSHDHSRQKQKADVDVDPVTARKVQKADREKLRRDKLNEYFLELGNTLDSIQMLKDLTAEVNKLKAEYASLSEESRELTMEKNELREEKASLKSDIENLNIQYQQRVRVMFPWGAIDPSVVMGPTYSYPMPVPVPQGPIPFHPSSQPFSFFGAQNPGAVPNFVQYPTPVHPPIEQPTSQNASTSHISSKHDSRSKSSDQRRGSNAERASDGSTDVATDLELKMPGSSTQQDSSSGVSKKSKQSQRKERTTTNGSSTSRFSSQAHQDSSSNSVGDIPKSNN
- the LOC115714945 gene encoding transcription factor bHLH121 isoform X1 is translated as MEQWKPEDYSPHSAPSSSHDHSRQKQKADVDVDPVTARKVQKADREKLRRDKLNEYFLELGNTLDSDRPKNDKGTILTDSIQMLKDLTAEVNKLKAEYASLSEESRELTMEKNELREEKASLKSDIENLNIQYQQRVRVMFPWGAIDPSVVMGPTYSYPMPVPVPQGPIPFHPSSQPFSFFGAQNPGAVPNFVQYPTPVHPPIEQPTSQNASTSHISSKHDSRSKSSDQRRGSNAERASDGSTDVATDLELKMPGSSTQQDSSSGVSKKSKQSQRKERTTTNGSSTSRFSSQAHQDSSSNSVGDIPKSNN